AATCAGTTCGCTGTGGCTGCCGTAGGTACGGGCATAGCGGCGCGCCAGCGCTTCCGGCAACCAGCCGTGTTCACGGCGCAGTTTGGCTGCGTAGCTGTCGCGGTCGCCGCCGATGTCGCCACCCGGCAGGGTGCCGTTCTTGGTCCAGGCCGGGCCGGCTTCCGGATAATAGTGCGCCAGTTTTTCCATCGCGTGTTCTGCCAGCTTGCGATAGGTGGTCAGCTTACCGCCGAAGACCGACAGCAGCGGCGCCTGGCCGTTATCGTCATGCACGTCTAGCGTGTAATCACGGGTGATGGCCTGCGGTGAATCGGACTCATCGTCGCACAGCGGACGTACGCCGGAGTAGGTCCAGACGATATCGTCACGGCCGTACTGTTTCTTAAAGTGGTCGTTATACACTTTCAGCAGGTAGTTGATTTCGTTATCGTCAATCTTCACGTCTTTCGGATCGCCGTGATATTCCACATCGGTGGTGCCGATAATCGAGAACTCATCCATCCACGGGATCACAAAGACGATACGGTTGTCTTCGTTCTGCAGAATGTAGGACTGCGGCTGGTTATGCGCCTTCGGCACCACGATATGGCTGCCTTTGATCAGGCGGATGCCATAGGGTGATTTCAGCTTGAGGCCGTCGTCGAAGAAGTTTTTCACCCACGGGCCGGTAGCGTTAACCAGGCCTTTGGCGCGCCAGGTGAAGGTTTTACCGCTGTCGATATCGGTCGCTTCCACCATCCACATGCCGTTCTCACGCCATGCGCGGGTCACTTTGGTGCGGGTGCGCACTTCGCCGCCGCGTTCCACCACTTCCTGCGCGTTCAATACCACCAGACGCGCATCGTCGACCCAGCAGTCGGAATATTCGAAACCGCGCTTCAGTTCCGGCTTCAGTACGGATTCTGGGCCAAAACGCAAACTCTTGCTGCCCGGCAGGCTGGTGCGTTTACCCAGGTGATCGTACAGGAACAGGCCGGTACGGATCATCCAGGCCGGACGCAGGTGTGGCTGATGCGGCAGGCGGAAGCGCATTGGGAAGGCGATATGCGGCGCCAGTTTCAGCAGCACCTCACGTTCAGCCAGCGCTTCGCTCACCAGACGGAATTCATAGTGTTCCAGGTAGCGCAGGCCGCCGTGGATCAGTTTGGAACTGGCGGAAGACGTAGCACAGGCCAAGTCTTGCGCTTCCAGTAGCAGTACGGACAGGCCGCGCCCGGCAGCATCCGCCGCGATGCCGGCACCGTTGATGCCGCCACCGATAACGATCAAGTCTTTGGTTTCCACGTCATCTTCCTCCAGATGTTCGAAATAGCTCTTTTATGTTCGTTTTCGCTCATCATTGTAATCAAAAACCAACAAACAAGCCAAGAGTTAACCAAACAAAAACATTCACGCGTGATAAAGATAACAGTTTAGCGACTATAGTCACACAAAGTGAGTGGATTTAACCCACAGGATAAGGCGCCGGCAAACGGGCGACGGGAGGATAACGGGAGGGCGTTGTTCAGCCCCCTTCCGGGCGGAAGGGGGAATCAGAGCTGAGTGAGGAGACTCAGCACAGTTCCAGCTGTACGTCGTACTGCTCAATGATTTTCATGACGCCGGGCGGCGGCAGCTGGTCGGTAAACAGATAGTCGATCAGATTCATATTGCCCAGGTTGACCATCGCGTTGCGGCCGAACTTGGAGTGGTCGGTAACCAGCATGACGCAGCGCGAGTTTTCAATAATGGCGCGCTTGGTGCGCACTTCATGGTAGTCGAATTCGAGCAGTGAGCCGTCCATATCAATGCCGCTGATGCCGAGGATGCCGTAATCGAGGCGGAACTGTGAGATAAAGTCCAGCGTCGCTTCACCCATAATGCCGCCGTCGCGGGTACGCACTTCGCCGCCGGCCAGGATCAGGCGAAAATCCTCTTTGGCGGTGAGCAGGGTGGCGACGTTCAGGTTGTTGGTGACGACGCGCAGGTTCTTGTGGTTCATCAGCGCGTGA
The nucleotide sequence above comes from Serratia rhizosphaerae. Encoded proteins:
- the glpD gene encoding glycerol-3-phosphate dehydrogenase, with the translated sequence METKDLIVIGGGINGAGIAADAAGRGLSVLLLEAQDLACATSSASSKLIHGGLRYLEHYEFRLVSEALAEREVLLKLAPHIAFPMRFRLPHQPHLRPAWMIRTGLFLYDHLGKRTSLPGSKSLRFGPESVLKPELKRGFEYSDCWVDDARLVVLNAQEVVERGGEVRTRTKVTRAWRENGMWMVEATDIDSGKTFTWRAKGLVNATGPWVKNFFDDGLKLKSPYGIRLIKGSHIVVPKAHNQPQSYILQNEDNRIVFVIPWMDEFSIIGTTDVEYHGDPKDVKIDDNEINYLLKVYNDHFKKQYGRDDIVWTYSGVRPLCDDESDSPQAITRDYTLDVHDDNGQAPLLSVFGGKLTTYRKLAEHAMEKLAHYYPEAGPAWTKNGTLPGGDIGGDRDSYAAKLRREHGWLPEALARRYARTYGSHSELILSGANSLADLGEDFGHGLYEAELRYLVEKEWVVELKDAIWRRTKLGMWLDEAQQARVSEWLAERAKAKALSLAS
- a CDS encoding DeoR/GlpR family transcriptional regulator produces the protein MKQTQRHDAIIELVRLQGYVSTEELVEHFDVSPQTIRRDLNDLADQNKIQRHHGGAALPSSSVNTAYHDRKVMWSEEKDRIAQRVASQIPDGATLFIDIGTTPEAVAHALMNHKNLRVVTNNLNVATLLTAKEDFRLILAGGEVRTRDGGIMGEATLDFISQFRLDYGILGISGIDMDGSLLEFDYHEVRTKRAIIENSRCVMLVTDHSKFGRNAMVNLGNMNLIDYLFTDQLPPPGVMKIIEQYDVQLELC